The following proteins are co-located in the Myroides profundi genome:
- a CDS encoding efflux RND transporter periplasmic adaptor subunit encodes MKKSIIFLSIATSILFFSCKNAEEDHSGHDHENEKTESTTKTEAKEESANKEVELNQAQYTASNIQLGQIQQKNLSDVIRVNGNTELPAQSQADVSSFLSGTITNINVNLGDYVKKGQTIATIDSPEYIQLQEEYLVSKNTLEYLELEYKRQQTLRAENVNSEKTFQKTKSDLNIERARYQSLSNRLSLVNTAPGSISKSLRIVSPISGNIATIPVKIGTNVMAGQSLFTIVDNSRIHLDLLVYEKDMPFIKIGQKVSFNFTNINNSEVTATIFSINKSFEPGTKTVIVHANIDNVPETLIPGLYVNALVHIGEKTVDALPNDAIVKADGREFIFILEEAHKEESGMSYHFQRIEVKTGVSELGYSQVTVLQDIPKDSQIVLSGAYYIQSHLIKNEGGGGHSH; translated from the coding sequence ATGAAAAAGTCGATTATATTTTTATCAATAGCTACAAGTATTCTATTCTTTAGTTGTAAGAATGCTGAAGAAGACCATTCTGGCCATGATCACGAAAACGAAAAAACGGAGAGTACTACAAAAACAGAAGCGAAAGAAGAATCTGCTAATAAAGAGGTAGAGCTTAACCAAGCTCAATACACTGCTTCTAACATTCAGCTTGGACAAATACAACAAAAAAACTTAAGTGATGTCATTCGAGTTAATGGTAATACTGAGCTTCCTGCGCAAAGTCAGGCTGATGTATCTTCTTTTTTAAGTGGTACAATCACAAATATCAATGTGAATTTAGGAGACTATGTAAAAAAAGGGCAAACAATAGCAACTATAGATAGTCCTGAGTATATTCAGCTGCAAGAGGAATACCTCGTTTCTAAAAACACATTAGAATATTTAGAGCTAGAGTATAAACGTCAGCAAACTCTAAGAGCAGAAAATGTCAACTCTGAAAAGACCTTTCAGAAGACTAAATCAGACTTAAATATTGAACGCGCAAGATATCAATCTTTAAGCAATAGACTAAGTTTAGTTAATACAGCTCCTGGATCTATTTCTAAATCGCTGAGAATAGTATCTCCTATCTCTGGTAATATAGCTACTATACCAGTCAAAATAGGTACTAATGTTATGGCAGGACAATCTCTTTTTACTATTGTAGATAACTCTAGAATTCACCTAGATTTATTAGTGTATGAAAAAGATATGCCTTTTATCAAAATAGGACAAAAGGTTTCTTTTAACTTTACTAATATCAATAATTCAGAGGTAACTGCTACTATCTTTAGTATCAATAAATCTTTTGAACCTGGCACTAAAACCGTAATTGTACATGCTAATATTGACAATGTGCCTGAGACTCTGATACCTGGACTTTATGTAAATGCATTAGTACATATCGGAGAGAAAACAGTTGACGCTCTACCTAATGACGCGATTGTCAAAGCAGATGGACGTGAGTTTATTTTCATTCTTGAAGAAGCTCATAAAGAAGAGAGTGGTATGTCATATCACTTCCAAAGAATCGAAGTCAAAACGGGAGTATCAGAATTAGGGTACTCACAGGTAACAGTCTTACAAGATATTCCTAAAGACAGTCAGATAGTGCTATCTGGTGCTTATTATATCCAAAGCCACTTGATCAAAAACGAAGGAGGCGGAGGGCACTCTCATTAA